A genome region from Solirubrobacter pauli includes the following:
- the araD gene encoding L-arabinonate dehydratase produces MRSHRWFGVDDLRSFGHRSRTLQMGYDREDFAGKPVIAIVNTWSEINPCHTHLRDRAQDVKRGVFQAGGFPLEIPALSLSEPFMKPTTMLYRNLLAMETEELLRSYPFDGAVLMGGCDKTTPALVMGALSAGLPFIFVPAGPMLRASWRGRTLGSGSDVWKYWDELRAGTITEDDWHSAEERIASSPGHCMTMGTASTMTSAVEALGLSLPGAASIPAADSDHPRMAVASGRRIVSLPEPALSLESFENAIKVVLALGGSTNAVIHLVAMAGRAGIEVTVDLFDRLSREVPVLANLRPSGQYLMQDFFEAGGLRGLMSRLDLHDVPTVSGFSLLQTLEGAAVYDDDVIRPLSNPVKAEGGLAVLRGSLAPEGAVIKHSAASPELLQHTGPAVVFEDYDDMVARIDDPSLDVTPDSVLVLRSAGPLGGPGMPEWGMLPIPKKLLAAGVRDMVRVSDARMSGTAYGTCVLHVSPESFVGGPLALVQTGDLVVLDVPARRLDLDVPEEVLAARRSSWVPRELPATRGYAQLFAQHVTQAHEGCDFDFLHGAGGVPEPAIH; encoded by the coding sequence GTGCGCAGCCACCGATGGTTCGGCGTCGACGACCTGCGGTCCTTCGGCCACCGCTCGCGGACGCTCCAGATGGGCTACGACCGGGAGGACTTCGCCGGCAAGCCGGTCATCGCGATCGTCAACACGTGGTCGGAGATCAACCCGTGCCACACGCACTTGCGCGACCGGGCGCAGGACGTCAAGCGGGGCGTGTTCCAGGCGGGCGGGTTTCCGTTGGAGATCCCGGCCCTGTCGCTCAGCGAGCCGTTCATGAAGCCGACGACGATGCTCTACCGGAACCTGCTGGCGATGGAGACCGAGGAGCTGCTGCGGTCCTATCCCTTCGACGGCGCCGTGCTGATGGGCGGCTGCGACAAGACGACGCCGGCGTTGGTCATGGGGGCGCTGTCGGCGGGCTTGCCGTTCATCTTCGTGCCGGCCGGCCCGATGCTGCGGGCGTCCTGGCGCGGGAGGACGCTGGGCTCAGGCTCGGACGTCTGGAAGTACTGGGACGAGCTCCGGGCCGGGACGATCACCGAGGACGACTGGCACTCGGCCGAGGAGCGGATCGCGTCCTCGCCCGGGCACTGCATGACGATGGGGACGGCGTCGACCATGACGTCGGCGGTCGAGGCGCTGGGGCTGTCCCTGCCGGGCGCGGCGTCGATCCCGGCGGCGGACTCGGACCATCCCCGCATGGCGGTCGCGTCGGGGCGGCGGATCGTCTCGTTGCCGGAGCCGGCGCTGTCGCTGGAGAGCTTCGAGAACGCGATCAAGGTCGTATTGGCGTTGGGCGGGTCGACCAACGCCGTCATCCACCTCGTCGCCATGGCCGGCCGCGCTGGCATCGAGGTGACCGTGGACCTGTTCGACCGCCTGTCGCGTGAGGTCCCCGTGCTCGCGAACCTGCGGCCGTCGGGGCAGTACCTGATGCAGGACTTCTTCGAGGCCGGCGGGCTGCGAGGGCTGATGTCCCGGCTGGACCTGCACGACGTCCCGACCGTGTCCGGGTTCTCGCTGCTGCAAACGCTGGAGGGCGCCGCCGTGTACGACGACGACGTCATCCGGCCGCTGTCGAACCCCGTCAAGGCCGAGGGCGGGCTGGCCGTGTTGCGAGGGTCCTTGGCACCGGAAGGAGCGGTCATCAAGCACTCGGCCGCGTCCCCGGAGCTGTTGCAGCACACCGGCCCGGCGGTGGTCTTCGAGGACTACGACGACATGGTGGCGCGGATCGACGACCCGTCGTTGGACGTCACACCCGATTCCGTGCTGGTGCTACGGAGCGCGGGACCGCTCGGCGGCCCGGGCATGCCGGAGTGGGGCATGCTGCCGATCCCCAAGAAGCTGCTGGCGGCCGGCGTCCGCGACATGGTGCGGGTCAGCGACGCCCGCATGTCCGGCACCGCCTACGGGACGTGCGTGCTGCACGTCTCGCCCGAGTCGTTCGTCGGCGGCCCGCTCGCGTTGGTCCAGACCGGCGACCTCGTGGTCCTGGACGTCCCGGCCCGCCGCCTGGACCTCGACGTCCCGGAAGAAGTCCTCGCGGCCCGTCGTTCTTCCTGGGTGCCCCGAGAGCTCCCCGCGACGCGCGGCTACGCCCAGCTGTTCGCCCAGCACGTCACCCAGGCGCACGAGGGCTGCGACTTCGACTTCCTCCACGGCGCCGGCGGCGTCCCTGAACCAGCCATCCATTAG
- a CDS encoding Fic family protein: MSSLIKLQWQTDARSSLSRRDRQGCDYEAYVPDLLADAPISFDGDTAADVSDAEVAIRRLNQETTTLADSEAMARLLLRAEAVASSKIEGLEVGGRRLLRADLARSLDDARPDVTATEVLNNVEAMHWAVETLSGARELEVDDLLAVNERLLAGTDMEPHGGKIREEQNWIGGSSFNPCSAAFVPPPPGHVLELMQDLCAFCNQDRLPAVAQAALAHAQFETIHPFADGNGRTGRALIHVILRRRGVAPRFVPPISLVLATWSSDYIDGLTRTRYAGSRSSEAALEGMNAWVSLFAGACQRAVADADAFEARVRALQTEWRERLGRVRKNSAVDLLLAALPGAPVITVQSGASLIGRSVQAVNEAIPRLVEAGVLKQTNIGQRNRAFEAAELIDSFTALERQLASPTADTITAPPERRVPARPQP, translated from the coding sequence GTGTCGTCGCTGATCAAGCTTCAATGGCAGACCGACGCGCGGTCGAGCCTCTCACGACGCGACCGACAGGGCTGCGACTACGAGGCGTACGTACCGGACCTCCTCGCCGACGCGCCGATCTCATTCGATGGCGACACCGCCGCGGACGTCAGCGACGCCGAGGTCGCGATCCGTCGGCTCAACCAGGAGACCACGACGCTCGCCGACTCCGAAGCGATGGCACGTCTGTTGCTACGAGCGGAAGCGGTCGCCTCCTCGAAGATCGAAGGGCTCGAAGTCGGGGGACGGCGCTTGCTCCGAGCCGACCTGGCCCGCAGCTTGGACGACGCCCGGCCCGATGTGACCGCGACGGAGGTGCTCAACAACGTCGAAGCGATGCACTGGGCCGTCGAGACGCTGAGCGGCGCCAGAGAGCTGGAGGTCGACGATCTCCTTGCGGTGAACGAGCGCCTGCTCGCAGGCACTGACATGGAGCCGCACGGAGGCAAGATCCGCGAGGAGCAGAACTGGATTGGCGGAAGCAGCTTCAACCCGTGCTCCGCGGCGTTCGTGCCCCCGCCCCCCGGGCACGTGCTCGAGCTGATGCAGGACCTCTGCGCGTTCTGCAACCAGGACCGGCTCCCGGCGGTGGCGCAGGCCGCGCTGGCCCACGCGCAGTTCGAGACGATCCATCCGTTCGCGGACGGCAATGGTCGCACCGGGCGTGCGCTGATCCACGTCATCCTTCGCCGCAGAGGGGTCGCGCCGAGGTTCGTCCCTCCCATCTCGCTCGTCCTGGCGACCTGGTCGAGCGACTACATCGATGGGCTCACGCGCACGCGCTACGCGGGATCACGCAGCAGCGAAGCGGCCTTAGAGGGGATGAACGCGTGGGTGTCGCTCTTCGCCGGAGCTTGCCAGCGCGCGGTCGCGGACGCTGATGCCTTCGAGGCCAGAGTTCGAGCCCTCCAGACGGAATGGCGAGAGCGCCTCGGGCGAGTGCGCAAGAACTCGGCGGTCGACCTCCTGCTCGCGGCGCTCCCTGGAGCCCCGGTCATCACCGTGCAGAGCGGCGCTTCGCTCATCGGCCGCAGTGTCCAGGCGGTCAACGAGGCGATCCCACGGCTGGTCGAAGCGGGCGTGCTCAAGCAGACCAACATCGGCCAGCGCAACCGCGCGTTCGAGGCCGCCGAGCTCATCGACAGCTTCACGGCCCTCGAGCGACAGCTCGCCAGCCCGACTGCGGACACGATCACCGCACCGCCGGAGCGGCGAGTGCCCGCTCGACCGCAGCCGTGA
- a CDS encoding sterol desaturase family protein → MAEVLYYAIPFFVLLLIAEYASFRHLDHDHEDLVGYDLKDTGTSLAMGIGNVAINVGWKLVVVAVYAALYELTPLRLDPHNPLTWVLLFFADDLAYYWFHRVSHESRVFWASHVVHHSSQHFNLSTALRQTWVPMTYFPFWLPLPLLGFPVWMVLLAQAWSLIYQFWIHTERIKRLPRWVEGFFNTPSHHRVHHGMNDQYLDKNYGGILIIWDRLFGTWEPEGERVKYGLTTQLTTFHPVRVAFHEYIALAHDVRAAKGLRTKLAVLLHGPGWRPEPSRKRHTV, encoded by the coding sequence GTGGCTGAGGTCCTCTACTACGCGATCCCGTTCTTCGTGCTCCTGCTGATCGCGGAGTACGCGTCGTTCCGGCACCTCGACCACGACCACGAGGATCTGGTCGGCTACGACCTCAAGGACACCGGCACGTCCCTGGCCATGGGCATCGGGAACGTGGCCATCAACGTCGGCTGGAAGCTCGTGGTGGTGGCGGTCTACGCCGCGCTGTACGAGCTCACGCCGCTGCGGCTGGACCCGCACAACCCGCTGACGTGGGTGCTGCTGTTCTTCGCCGACGACCTCGCGTACTACTGGTTCCACCGCGTCTCGCACGAGAGCCGCGTGTTCTGGGCCAGCCACGTCGTGCACCACAGCTCGCAGCACTTCAACCTGTCCACGGCGCTGCGGCAGACGTGGGTGCCGATGACCTACTTCCCGTTCTGGCTGCCATTGCCGCTGCTCGGCTTCCCGGTCTGGATGGTGCTGCTCGCCCAGGCGTGGTCGCTGATCTACCAGTTCTGGATTCACACGGAGCGGATCAAGCGGCTCCCGCGCTGGGTCGAGGGCTTCTTCAACACGCCGTCGCACCATCGGGTCCACCACGGCATGAACGACCAGTACCTGGACAAGAACTACGGCGGCATCCTGATCATCTGGGACCGCCTGTTCGGCACCTGGGAACCCGAAGGCGAGCGCGTGAAGTACGGGCTGACGACGCAGCTCACGACCTTCCACCCGGTCCGCGTCGCGTTCCACGAGTACATCGCGCTCGCGCACGACGTGCGGGCCGCCAAGGGCCTGCGCACGAAGCTCGCGGTGCTGCTGCACGGACCCGGCTGGCGGCCGGAGCCGTCACGCAAGCGTCACACCGTGTGA
- the lhgO gene encoding L-2-hydroxyglutarate oxidase, giving the protein MNTFEGPWDVIVIGAGILGLATARELLLRSPGTRVLVLEREPSIAAHQTGHNSGVIHAGIYYKPGSLKAQLCAAGRDAMYRYCDEHGVPYEKCGKLIIARDESELAALDELERRGVENGVPGLRRLSGAEIAEIEPHAVGAAALHSPETGIVDFAAVGRAMAAEIQGLGATIALGVAVRSLARHGSTTVVATSEGDIPCGRAIACAGLWSDRLAAASGDSDNPRIIPFRGGYAKLKPSARYLVRSLIYPVPDPSLPFLGVHLTKTISGDIWLGPTALLAPSRTAYSLSSVSRYDLGSTLRWPGTWRMARRFWRTGLTEMHFAARRASFVRACAEYVPALQASDVEPGPAGIRAQAVDRSGALLDDFAFGSAPGVLHVRNAPSPAATSSLAIAKMLADRLDAA; this is encoded by the coding sequence ATGAACACCTTCGAAGGCCCCTGGGACGTCATCGTCATCGGGGCAGGCATCCTCGGCCTCGCGACCGCGCGAGAGCTGCTCTTGCGGTCGCCGGGCACGCGCGTGCTCGTGTTGGAGCGCGAGCCGTCGATCGCCGCCCACCAGACCGGCCACAACTCCGGCGTCATCCACGCCGGCATCTACTACAAGCCCGGGTCTCTGAAGGCCCAGCTGTGCGCCGCCGGCCGCGACGCGATGTACCGCTACTGCGACGAGCACGGCGTGCCCTACGAGAAGTGCGGCAAGCTGATCATCGCGCGGGACGAGTCGGAGCTGGCGGCTTTGGACGAGCTCGAGCGCCGTGGAGTCGAGAACGGCGTGCCGGGCCTGCGGCGCCTGTCGGGTGCCGAGATCGCGGAGATCGAACCGCACGCCGTCGGCGCCGCCGCCCTGCATTCCCCCGAGACCGGCATCGTCGACTTCGCCGCGGTGGGCCGCGCGATGGCCGCGGAGATCCAGGGGCTGGGCGCGACGATCGCCTTGGGCGTGGCGGTCCGATCGCTCGCGCGGCACGGCTCCACCACAGTGGTTGCGACGAGCGAGGGAGACATCCCGTGTGGGCGCGCGATCGCCTGCGCCGGCCTCTGGTCGGACCGCCTGGCCGCCGCGTCCGGCGACTCCGACAACCCCCGCATCATCCCGTTCCGCGGCGGCTACGCGAAGCTCAAGCCCTCGGCGCGGTATTTGGTGCGGTCCCTCATCTACCCCGTCCCGGATCCGTCGTTGCCCTTCCTCGGCGTCCACCTCACCAAGACGATCTCGGGCGACATCTGGCTCGGCCCGACGGCCCTGCTCGCACCGTCGCGCACGGCCTACTCGCTGTCGTCCGTGAGCCGGTACGACCTCGGCTCGACCCTGCGCTGGCCCGGGACGTGGCGGATGGCCCGCCGCTTCTGGCGCACCGGCCTGACCGAGATGCACTTCGCCGCGCGCCGCGCGTCCTTCGTGCGGGCGTGCGCGGAGTACGTCCCGGCCTTGCAGGCCTCCGACGTCGAGCCCGGCCCGGCGGGAATCCGCGCCCAAGCCGTCGACCGATCGGGCGCCCTGCTGGACGACTTCGCGTTCGGCTCTGCGCCGGGCGTCCTGCACGTTCGCAACGCCCCGTCCCCGGCTGCGACCTCGTCCCTGGCGATCGCCAAGATGCTCGCGGATCGACTCGACGCGGCGTAG
- a CDS encoding GNAT family N-acetyltransferase yields MDDAELKRRLWEGFAALQTLLGGNAKNGFVIRREGLLASIVPSAPDSPALNAAVALDPAAAPRHLEELEVRYGDAGVRRWAVWVDGAAREVTSELRHANMAIASASPGMGAVLSELKIDLSTANPRPNANLQQVGRVNDLAYGNVDSRLERTLNTLDEGTLRGYRADLNGAPASVALALHHGQDCGVSFVATIPQARRHGLATQVMRSALADAQRHQLTTITLQATELGERLYQQLGLRRLSPMELWERRR; encoded by the coding sequence ATGGACGACGCGGAGCTCAAACGCCGCCTGTGGGAAGGCTTCGCCGCCCTGCAGACCCTGCTGGGCGGGAACGCCAAGAACGGCTTCGTGATCCGGCGCGAGGGCCTGCTCGCATCGATCGTGCCGAGCGCGCCCGACTCACCCGCGCTCAACGCCGCCGTCGCGCTCGATCCCGCCGCCGCGCCGCGCCACCTCGAGGAGCTCGAGGTCCGCTACGGCGACGCGGGGGTGCGGCGCTGGGCGGTGTGGGTCGACGGCGCGGCGCGCGAGGTGACGAGCGAGCTGCGCCACGCCAACATGGCGATCGCGTCCGCCTCGCCGGGCATGGGCGCCGTCCTGAGCGAGCTCAAGATCGACCTGTCGACCGCCAATCCCCGGCCCAACGCCAACCTGCAGCAGGTCGGCCGTGTCAACGACCTCGCGTACGGGAACGTCGACAGCCGGCTCGAGCGCACGCTCAACACGCTCGACGAGGGCACGCTGCGTGGCTACCGGGCCGACCTCAACGGCGCGCCCGCCTCGGTCGCGCTCGCGCTGCACCACGGGCAGGACTGCGGCGTCTCGTTCGTCGCGACGATCCCGCAGGCGCGCCGGCACGGCCTCGCCACGCAGGTGATGCGCAGCGCGCTCGCCGACGCCCAGCGCCACCAGCTGACGACGATCACGCTTCAGGCCACCGAGCTGGGGGAACGCCTGTACCAGCAGCTGGGTCTGAGACGCCTCTCCCCGATGGAGCTGTGGGAGCGGCGGCGATGA
- a CDS encoding FadR/GntR family transcriptional regulator codes for MTGPTSSTVSDRIHSQLRGDILGGRYEVGAALPSERRLSEELETSRHGVREALKRLQQAGLVSISQGGATRVRDWRRHGGLELLLDLAAEGDAPDALHVPRAAMEMRACIGADAARRCAERADAATKAQIVARAEQLAAVEDLEARNAHYEVLWELIVDGADNIAYRLALTSLIAPRQHAVAIDAHAVAAELQDADTIRGLAQAIANHDEDARTRAADLLERSIPRG; via the coding sequence ATGACTGGTCCAACCAGTTCAACGGTCTCCGATCGCATCCACTCTCAGCTGCGCGGCGACATTCTTGGCGGCCGGTACGAGGTCGGCGCCGCGCTGCCCTCGGAGCGCCGGCTGAGCGAGGAGCTGGAGACCAGCCGGCACGGCGTCCGCGAGGCACTCAAGCGGCTCCAACAGGCCGGACTGGTGTCGATCAGCCAGGGCGGCGCGACGCGGGTGCGCGACTGGCGGCGCCACGGCGGCCTCGAGCTCCTGCTCGACCTCGCCGCGGAAGGGGACGCGCCGGATGCGCTGCACGTGCCGCGCGCGGCGATGGAGATGCGCGCGTGCATCGGTGCGGACGCGGCGAGACGGTGCGCCGAGCGCGCCGACGCAGCGACCAAGGCGCAGATCGTCGCGCGCGCCGAGCAGCTCGCCGCCGTCGAGGACCTCGAGGCGCGGAACGCGCACTACGAGGTGCTCTGGGAGCTGATCGTCGACGGCGCCGACAACATCGCCTACCGCCTTGCCCTGACGTCGTTGATCGCGCCGCGCCAGCACGCCGTCGCGATCGACGCGCACGCCGTTGCCGCCGAGCTGCAAGACGCCGACACGATCCGCGGCCTCGCCCAGGCGATCGCCAACCACGACGAGGACGCGCGCACGAGAGCCGCTGACCTCTTGGAGCGCTCGATCCCCCGTGGCTGA
- the bioD gene encoding dethiobiotin synthase has translation MRVVVTGTDTGVGKTWVSAALARPGDAYVKAAQTGDDDDAAVVHELSGAEVHTLARYPEPLAPATAARRAKLPTVLMAEVAHFVAQLDHERVIIEGAGGLLVALDDQGGTIADVAHLLDAPLVVVARAGLGTLNHTALTVEAIERRGLRCLGIVIGAWPRDPDLAAECNLQDLTQIAPLLGKIPEGEFTTMELPA, from the coding sequence ATGAGGGTCGTGGTGACCGGAACCGACACCGGAGTCGGCAAGACCTGGGTCTCCGCGGCGCTCGCGCGCCCCGGCGACGCCTACGTCAAGGCCGCGCAGACCGGCGACGACGACGACGCGGCGGTCGTCCACGAGCTCAGCGGCGCCGAGGTCCACACGCTCGCGCGCTACCCGGAGCCGCTCGCCCCCGCCACCGCCGCGCGCCGGGCCAAGCTGCCGACCGTCCTGATGGCCGAGGTCGCCCACTTCGTCGCCCAGCTCGACCACGAGCGCGTGATCATCGAGGGCGCGGGCGGTCTGCTCGTCGCGCTCGACGACCAGGGCGGCACGATCGCCGACGTCGCGCACCTGCTCGACGCGCCGCTCGTGGTCGTGGCCCGCGCCGGCCTCGGCACGCTCAACCACACCGCGCTGACGGTGGAAGCGATCGAGCGCCGCGGCCTGCGCTGCCTCGGCATCGTGATCGGCGCGTGGCCGCGCGATCCCGACCTCGCCGCCGAGTGCAACCTCCAGGACCTCACGCAGATCGCACCGCTCCTCGGGAAGATCCCCGAGGGAGAATTCACGACCATGGAGCTGCCCGCATGA
- a CDS encoding ribonuclease activity regulator RraA, protein MDARTIELLKQVSTATISTQLLSRGLRNTFLHGIKPLTGHRMAGPAFTLRYIPAREDIDVLAVYQDYDHPQRKAVETVPPGHVLVMDCRGQGRAASAGGILATRLQVRGAAGLVTDGTLRDTPEIAKLAALPVYAAGASPLTNLAQHHAVDLDVPIGCAEVAVYPGDVMVGDAEGVVCVPRHLAQEVAEAASEQERLEAFIQQEIAAGKPLRGTYPPDEATRERYRLQADG, encoded by the coding sequence ATGGACGCGCGCACGATCGAGCTGCTCAAGCAGGTCAGCACCGCCACGATCTCGACGCAGCTGCTCTCCCGCGGGCTGCGGAACACGTTCCTGCACGGGATCAAGCCGCTCACGGGCCACCGGATGGCGGGCCCCGCCTTCACGCTCCGGTACATCCCGGCGCGCGAGGACATCGACGTCCTGGCCGTCTACCAGGACTACGACCACCCGCAGCGCAAGGCGGTCGAGACCGTCCCGCCCGGGCACGTGCTGGTGATGGACTGCCGCGGGCAGGGACGGGCGGCGAGCGCCGGCGGCATCCTCGCCACGCGCCTGCAGGTGCGGGGAGCGGCCGGGCTGGTGACCGACGGGACGCTCCGGGACACGCCGGAGATCGCCAAGCTCGCCGCGCTCCCCGTGTACGCCGCCGGGGCGAGCCCGCTGACGAACCTCGCCCAGCACCACGCGGTCGACCTCGACGTGCCGATCGGCTGTGCGGAGGTGGCCGTCTACCCCGGCGACGTCATGGTCGGGGACGCGGAGGGCGTGGTCTGCGTGCCCCGGCACCTCGCGCAGGAAGTCGCCGAGGCGGCCTCCGAGCAGGAGCGGCTGGAAGCGTTCATCCAGCAGGAGATCGCCGCCGGGAAACCCCTGCGCGGGACCTACCCGCCGGACGAGGCCACGCGCGAGCGCTACCGCCTGCAGGCCGACGGGTAG
- a CDS encoding metallophosphoesterase — protein MAHVAQRPPAWARRDLKARLITYARRALSVILVVAATAAGGYLALVGYHQSATLSVGEIRMSVSPGHRGALDVYVPLVDWGARFEAIRAPIRLRVDLQTVNRRVATSLAEGKPLDVEQVRKEAEDALRTYLMRLIGLTVAAASALGLLVAFAIRSRVPRLRWTAPTAILVAIGIGVAMVTLVPPRGEIADPQYYAHGPDIPRALEAVEAAQRTPGVLDQELDAQLVGLARLVVEPGRRQSLTGQPTITVASDLHNNTVALGVLERATDGGPLFFVGDLTDRGSPLETRLVSRIVHTGDPFVFVSGNHDSDYLKRELAAAGGIVLTQRGRLKQDGTYGPVINKIAGLRVAGYDDPFERRSAESFRDRFDNNPQPGMQEAFLQWLRPLIGKVDVVMVHEGALLSTALDVLKDDPPQSPLVFLIGHTHKTALDQRPGVTVINGGSIGAGGTGNLAESTELSLARFTFTTKPAFQPLAADLVSIDPGTGNSSARRAILEPETTR, from the coding sequence ATGGCGCATGTTGCACAGCGGCCACCGGCCTGGGCCCGGCGGGACCTGAAGGCCCGCCTGATCACCTACGCGCGACGCGCGCTGTCGGTGATCCTCGTCGTCGCGGCGACGGCCGCCGGCGGGTACCTGGCGCTCGTCGGCTACCACCAGAGCGCGACGCTGTCCGTGGGCGAGATCCGGATGTCGGTCTCCCCCGGCCACCGCGGAGCGCTCGACGTGTACGTCCCGCTCGTGGACTGGGGCGCGCGCTTCGAGGCGATCCGCGCGCCGATCCGCCTGCGGGTGGACCTGCAGACCGTCAACCGCCGGGTCGCCACGTCGCTCGCCGAAGGCAAGCCGCTGGACGTCGAGCAGGTCCGCAAGGAGGCCGAGGACGCCCTCCGCACCTACCTGATGCGGTTGATCGGCCTGACCGTCGCCGCCGCGTCCGCGCTCGGCCTGCTCGTCGCCTTCGCCATCCGCAGCCGGGTCCCGCGCCTGCGCTGGACGGCGCCGACCGCGATCCTCGTGGCGATCGGCATCGGCGTGGCGATGGTCACGCTGGTCCCGCCGCGCGGCGAGATCGCCGACCCGCAGTACTACGCGCACGGCCCGGACATCCCGCGCGCGCTGGAGGCCGTCGAGGCCGCGCAGCGCACCCCCGGCGTGCTCGACCAGGAGCTGGACGCGCAGCTCGTCGGCCTCGCCCGGCTCGTGGTCGAACCCGGCCGGCGCCAGAGCCTGACCGGCCAGCCGACGATCACGGTGGCCTCCGACCTGCACAACAACACGGTCGCGCTGGGCGTGCTCGAACGCGCGACCGACGGCGGGCCGCTGTTCTTCGTCGGCGACCTGACCGACCGCGGCTCACCGCTGGAGACCCGGCTCGTGAGCCGCATCGTCCACACCGGCGATCCGTTCGTGTTCGTCTCCGGCAACCACGACTCGGACTATCTCAAGCGCGAGCTCGCCGCCGCGGGCGGGATCGTGCTCACGCAGCGAGGGCGCCTCAAGCAGGACGGGACCTACGGGCCGGTCATCAACAAGATCGCCGGCCTGCGGGTCGCGGGCTACGACGACCCGTTCGAGCGGCGCAGCGCGGAGTCGTTCCGCGACCGCTTCGACAACAACCCGCAGCCCGGCATGCAGGAGGCGTTCCTCCAGTGGCTGCGCCCGCTGATCGGCAAGGTGGACGTGGTCATGGTCCACGAGGGCGCGCTGCTGAGCACGGCCTTGGACGTCCTGAAAGACGATCCGCCACAGAGCCCGCTCGTGTTCCTGATCGGCCACACGCACAAGACCGCGCTCGACCAGCGGCCCGGCGTGACCGTCATCAACGGCGGCAGCATCGGCGCCGGCGGGACCGGCAACCTGGCCGAGAGCACCGAGCTCAGCCTCGCCCGCTTCACCTTCACGACGAAGCCCGCCTTCCAGCCGCTCGCGGCCGACCTCGTCTCGATCGACCCCGGCACCGGCAACTCCTCCGCGCGGCGCGCGATCTTGGAGCCGGAAACGACTCGATAG
- a CDS encoding adenosylmethionine--8-amino-7-oxononanoate transaminase → MNADLLELDRTRIWHPYGPMPAAQAPLPVASAEGVRLTLADGRELVDGMASWWCAIHGYRHPVIDAAVQDQLGRMAHVMFGGLTHEPAIRLAERLTDWTGLDHVFFADSGSVSVEVAIKLVLQSWHGERRQLLTWRGGYHGDTFGAMAVCDPDGGMHSMWQGSLAEHVFAPLPEWTPEWESAVRALFEAHDFAGVIVEPIVQGAGGMRFHPRECVQLLRDLCDEYGVPLVLDEIATGFGRTGTLFAAAELADVLCLGKALTGGYMTLAATLCRAELAAKVDGPLMHGPTFMANPLAVSAALASTGLLQDGAWEADVARIERGLGALHDARELPGVKDVRVKGAIGVIQLDHPIDGVAATRAAVEHGVWLRPFRDLVYTMPPYVTDDDDIARICRAAIAGAAAG, encoded by the coding sequence GTGAACGCCGACCTGCTGGAACTCGACCGCACCCGCATCTGGCACCCGTACGGGCCGATGCCGGCGGCTCAGGCGCCCCTGCCGGTGGCGTCCGCCGAGGGCGTGCGGCTCACGCTCGCCGACGGTCGCGAGCTCGTCGACGGCATGGCCTCCTGGTGGTGCGCCATCCACGGCTACCGCCACCCGGTGATCGACGCGGCCGTGCAGGACCAGCTCGGCCGGATGGCCCACGTGATGTTCGGCGGGCTCACGCACGAGCCGGCGATCCGCCTGGCCGAGCGGCTGACCGACTGGACGGGGCTCGACCACGTCTTCTTCGCGGACTCCGGCAGCGTGTCCGTCGAGGTCGCGATCAAGCTCGTCCTGCAGTCCTGGCACGGTGAGCGGCGGCAGCTGCTGACCTGGCGCGGCGGCTACCACGGCGACACGTTCGGCGCGATGGCCGTCTGCGACCCCGACGGCGGCATGCACTCGATGTGGCAGGGCTCGCTGGCCGAGCACGTCTTCGCGCCGCTTCCCGAGTGGACGCCGGAGTGGGAATCCGCGGTGCGCGCCCTCTTCGAAGCCCACGACTTCGCCGGCGTGATCGTCGAGCCGATCGTGCAGGGCGCGGGCGGGATGCGCTTCCACCCGCGCGAGTGCGTGCAGCTCCTGCGCGACCTGTGCGACGAGTACGGCGTCCCGCTCGTCCTCGACGAGATCGCCACCGGCTTCGGCCGCACCGGCACGCTGTTCGCGGCGGCCGAGCTGGCGGACGTCCTCTGCCTCGGGAAGGCGCTCACCGGCGGCTACATGACGCTCGCCGCGACGCTCTGCCGGGCCGAGCTGGCCGCGAAGGTCGACGGCCCGCTGATGCACGGCCCCACGTTCATGGCCAACCCCCTGGCGGTGTCCGCCGCGCTCGCCTCGACCGGCCTCCTGCAGGACGGCGCCTGGGAGGCCGACGTCGCGCGGATCGAGCGCGGGCTCGGCGCCCTGCACGACGCGCGCGAGCTCCCCGGCGTGAAGGACGTGCGCGTGAAGGGCGCGATCGGCGTGATCCAGCTCGACCACCCGATCGACGGGGTCGCAGCCACCCGGGCAGCGGTCGAGCACGGCGTCTGGCTGCGGCCGTTCCGCGACCTCGTGTACACGATGCCTCCCTACGTGACCGACGACGACGACATCGCGCGCATCTGCCGCGCCGCCATCGCAGGAGCCGCGGCCGGATGA